Below is a window of Nicotiana tabacum cultivar K326 chromosome 19, ASM71507v2, whole genome shotgun sequence DNA.
GCTATGGTTATGCACCCTACAGTCCATATTCACGTGCTACATCCCCTGCCCCAACTTTGGGGCATGATGGCCAGCTCTATGGATCACAACAATACCACTATCCGTATTTCCAGCCCCTCCCTCCAACCAGTAATTCGTACACTACTCCAGTTGCCCTGCCAAAAGGTGAGATTGCCAcctctgctgctgctgctgaccaTGCATCGTTGTCTGTTGATTCTGCTAATGGAATTTCTAATGGCATTGCCAATGGTGGTGTAAAGGGAAATGCTGGGCCTACGCTTGTGAGGCCTGCATTCCAGAACCCATCCGTAAATGCTAATGGTTCTTATGGACGGGGTGCGTTGCCTGGAGGAGCTGCTTCAGGTTATCACGACCCTAGATTAGGTTTTGATGGTGTGCGATCTCCCATTCCATGGATAGATGGATCAATGTTCACTGACGGGCAAGGTAGGCTAGTGTCGAGCAATTCTTTTACACCATCTTTTTCAAATGGCAGTGCCGTTCCATCATCAAAAAATCAGAATGTTCATCCGCATCTAATGGTATGTTATTTGAGAACATGAATATGTTCTTTCTCTTCCATATTTACCGTCTCCTTAAAGAGACTTAAGAGTACCTACTCCAGCTTTTCATTCTCAGGGCTTCCACCACCCAAGGCCCTCTTCTGGCATGAACACAACAAATGGGTATATGTATAGGATGTACCCCAATAAACTGTATGGGGGGCGGTATTGTAACACATTCGGTACTGGCATGGGCTTTGGATCCAATGGATATGATACCCGTACCACAGGTCGTGGGTGGATGACGGTTGACAACAAGTTCAAACCCAGGGGTAGAGGAAATAGTTTCTACGGTAATGAGAACATGGATGGTTTAAATGAGCTCAACAGGGGACCTAGAGGTAAAGGTTTCAAGAATCAAAAGGGTTTTACACCAGTAACGCTGGCAGTCAAGGGGCAGAACGTTCCGCTCACCCTAACCAATGATGCTGAGAAAGAAAAACCAAGCCTGATTCCTGACAGAGAACAATACAACTGTCCAGATTTTCCAGTGACATATACTGATGCCAAGTTTTTTATAATCAAGTCTTACAGTGAGGATGATGTGCACAAAAGCATCAAATATAATGTTTGGGCTAGCACACCAAATGGTAACAAGAAGCTTGATTCTGCTTACCAGGAGGCTAAACAAAAGTCTGGTGGTTGccctgtttttcttttcttctcggTGAGCTTTTTTAGATACATCATTCTCAAGTCTTTTTTTGGTTTTGAGTCACATTCTCCTTGTTTTGATTGGTTATTTTTGGTCTTTTTATCCAGGTGAATACAAGTGGTCAGTTTGTCGGTGTTGCAGAGATGGTAGGACCAGTTGATTTCAACAAGAGT
It encodes the following:
- the LOC107827063 gene encoding YTH domain-containing protein ECT4-like isoform X1 — its product is MAAGAPPVDQAAGLLQNLSLDSQNRNLEITEPKKKPSVDSKDVGNGQIQSMNRSVTPLLPEFIDPNFCYLPNGYPSTAAYYYGHTSFKSTTTTNVMACLRPQGYDASGNEWEDYSRYLNPDGVEMAGVYGDNGSLIYHHGYGYAPYSPYSRATSPAPTLGHDGQLYGSQQYHYPYFQPLPPTSNSYTTPVALPKGEIATSAAAADHASLSVDSANGISNGIANGGVKGNAGPTLVRPAFQNPSVNANGSYGRGALPGGAASGYHDPRLGFDGVRSPIPWIDGSMFTDGQGRLVSSNSFTPSFSNGSAVPSSKNQNVHPHLMGFHHPRPSSGMNTTNGYMYRMYPNKLYGGRYCNTFGTGMGFGSNGYDTRTTGRGWMTVDNKFKPRGRGNSFYGNENMDGLNELNRGPRGKGFKNQKGFTPVTLAVKGQNVPLTLTNDAEKEKPSLIPDREQYNCPDFPVTYTDAKFFIIKSYSEDDVHKSIKYNVWASTPNGNKKLDSAYQEAKQKSGGCPVFLFFSVNTSGQFVGVAEMVGPVDFNKSLEYWQQDKWIGCFPVKWHIVKDVPNSLLKNITLENNENKPVTNSRDTQEVKIEQGLQVIKIFKDHISKQCILDDFEFYEDRQKRIQEKKVKQQLFQKQSQVWEGKATEEKKKENTKVEPKSQKPSEVPAGLNKESLPAAPTNGEVKLTENGSVTKGDDMKGAKPVTVAEKKPVAIGIAKGVANGC
- the LOC107827063 gene encoding YTH domain-containing protein ECT4-like isoform X3 encodes the protein MNRSVTPLLPEFIDPNFCYLPNGYPSTAAYYYGYDASGNEWEDYSRYLNPDGVEMAGVYGDNGSLIYHHGYGYAPYSPYSRATSPAPTLGHDGQLYGSQQYHYPYFQPLPPTSNSYTTPVALPKGEIATSAAAADHASLSVDSANGISNGIANGGVKGNAGPTLVRPAFQNPSVNANGSYGRGALPGGAASGYHDPRLGFDGVRSPIPWIDGSMFTDGQGRLVSSNSFTPSFSNGSAVPSSKNQNVHPHLMGFHHPRPSSGMNTTNGYMYRMYPNKLYGGRYCNTFGTGMGFGSNGYDTRTTGRGWMTVDNKFKPRGRGNSFYGNENMDGLNELNRGPRGKGFKNQKGFTPVTLAVKGQNVPLTLTNDAEKEKPSLIPDREQYNCPDFPVTYTDAKFFIIKSYSEDDVHKSIKYNVWASTPNGNKKLDSAYQEAKQKSGGCPVFLFFSVNTSGQFVGVAEMVGPVDFNKSLEYWQQDKWIGCFPVKWHIVKDVPNSLLKNITLENNENKPVTNSRDTQEVKIEQGLQVIKIFKDHISKQCILDDFEFYEDRQKRIQEKKVKQQLFQKQSQVWEGKATEEKKKENTKVEPKSQKPSEVPAGLNKESLPAAPTNGEVKLTENGSVTKGDDMKGAKPVTVAEKKPVAIGIAKGVANGC
- the LOC107827063 gene encoding YTH domain-containing protein ECT4-like isoform X2, which translates into the protein MAAGAPPVDQAAGLLQNLSLDSQNRNLEITEPKKKPSVDSKDVGNGQIQSMNRSVTPLLPEFIDPNFCYLPNGYPSTAAYYYGYDASGNEWEDYSRYLNPDGVEMAGVYGDNGSLIYHHGYGYAPYSPYSRATSPAPTLGHDGQLYGSQQYHYPYFQPLPPTSNSYTTPVALPKGEIATSAAAADHASLSVDSANGISNGIANGGVKGNAGPTLVRPAFQNPSVNANGSYGRGALPGGAASGYHDPRLGFDGVRSPIPWIDGSMFTDGQGRLVSSNSFTPSFSNGSAVPSSKNQNVHPHLMGFHHPRPSSGMNTTNGYMYRMYPNKLYGGRYCNTFGTGMGFGSNGYDTRTTGRGWMTVDNKFKPRGRGNSFYGNENMDGLNELNRGPRGKGFKNQKGFTPVTLAVKGQNVPLTLTNDAEKEKPSLIPDREQYNCPDFPVTYTDAKFFIIKSYSEDDVHKSIKYNVWASTPNGNKKLDSAYQEAKQKSGGCPVFLFFSVNTSGQFVGVAEMVGPVDFNKSLEYWQQDKWIGCFPVKWHIVKDVPNSLLKNITLENNENKPVTNSRDTQEVKIEQGLQVIKIFKDHISKQCILDDFEFYEDRQKRIQEKKVKQQLFQKQSQVWEGKATEEKKKENTKVEPKSQKPSEVPAGLNKESLPAAPTNGEVKLTENGSVTKGDDMKGAKPVTVAEKKPVAIGIAKGVANGC